A genome region from Panthera leo isolate Ple1 chromosome A2, P.leo_Ple1_pat1.1, whole genome shotgun sequence includes the following:
- the KBTBD2 gene encoding kelch repeat and BTB domain-containing protein 2, whose protein sequence is MSTQDERQINTEYAVSLLEQLKLFYEQQLFTDIVLIVEGTEFPCHKMVLATCSSYFRAMFMSGLSESKQTHVHLRNVDAATLQIIIAYAYTGNLAINDSTVEQLYETACFLQVEDVLQRCREYLIKKINAENCVRLLSFADLFSCEELKQSAKRMVEHKFTAVYHQEAFMQLSHDLLIDILSSDNLNVEKEETVREAAMLWLEYNTESRSQYLSSVLSQIRIDALSEVTQRAWFQGLPPNDKSVVVQGLYKSMPKFFKPRLGMTKEEMMIFIEASSENPCSLYSSVCYSPQAEKVYKLCSPPADLQKVGTVVTPDNDIYIAGGQVPLKNTKTNHSKTSKLQTAFRTVNCFYWFDAQQNTWFPKTPMLFVRIKPSLVCCEGYIYAIGGDSVGGELNRRTVERYDTEKDEWTMVSPLPCAWQWSAAVVVHDCIYVMTLNLMYCYFPRSDSWVEMAMRQTTRSFASAAAFGDKIFYIGGLHIATNSGIRLPSGTVDGSSVTVEIYDVNKNEWKMAANIPAKRYSDPCVRAVVISNSLCVFMRETHLNERAKYVTYQYDLELDRWSLRQHISERVLWDLGRDFRCTVGKLYPSCLEESPWKPPTYLFSPDGTEEFELDGEMVALPPV, encoded by the exons ATGTCCACTCAAGACGAGAGGCAGATCAATACTGAATATGCTGTGTCCTTGTTGGAACAGTTAAAACTGTTTTATGAACAGCAGTTGTTTACTGACATAGTGTTAATTGTTGAGGGCACTGAATTCCCTTGTCATAAGATGGTTCTTGCAACATGTAGCTCTTATTTTAG GGCCATGTTCATGAGTGGACTCAGTGAAAGCAAACAGACACACGTGCACCTGAGGAATGTGGATGCAGCCACCTTACAGATAATAATAGCATACGCATACACGGGTAACTTGGCAATAAATGACAGCACTGTCGAACAGCTTTATGAAACCGCTTGCTTCCTGCAG GTAGAAGATGTATTACAGCGTTGTCGAGAATACTTAATTAAGAAAATCAATGCAGAGAATTGTGTGCGATTGTTGAGTTTTGCTGATCTGTTCAGTTGTGAAGAATTAAAGCAAAGTGCTAAAAGAATGGTAGAGCACAAGTTCACTGCTGTGTATCACCAGGAAGCATTCATGCAGCTGTCACATGACCTACTGATAGACATCCTCAGTAGTGacaatttaaatgttgaaaaggaGGAGACAGTTCGCGAAGCTGCTATGCTGTGGCTAGAGTACAACACAGAATCACGATCCCAGTATTTGTCTTCAGTTCTTAGCCAAATCAGAATTGATGCACTTTCAGAAGTAACGCAGAGAGCTTGGTTCCAAGGCCTCCCACCCAATGACAAGTCTGTAGTGGTTCAAGGTCTGTATAAGTCTATGCCCAAGTTTTTCAAACCAAGACTTGGAATGACTAAAGAGGAGATGATGATTTTCATTGAGGCATCTTCAGAAAATCCTTGTAGTCTTTACTCTTCTGTCTGTTACAGCCCCCAAGCAGAAAAAGTTTACAAGCTGTGCAGCCCACCAGCTGATTTGCAGAAGGTTGGGACTGTTGTAACTCCTGATAATGACATCTATATAGCCGGTGGTCAAGTTCctctgaaaaacacaaaaacaaatcacAGTAAAACAAGCAAACTTCAGActgccttcagaactgtgaaTTGCTTTTATTGGTTTGATGCACAGCAAAATACCTGGTTTCCAAAGACCCCAATGCTTTTTGTCCGCATAAAGCCATCTTTGGTTTGCTGTGAAGGCTATATCTATGCAATTGGAGGAGACAGTGTAGGTGGAGAACTTAATCGGAGGACCGTGGAACGATACGATACTGAGAAGGATGAGTGGACAATGGTAAGCCCTTTGCCTTGTGCTTGGCAGTGGAGCGCAGCAGTTGTGGTTCATGACTGCATTTATGTGATGACACTGAACCTCATGTACTGTTATTTTCCAAGGTCTGATTCATGGGTGGAAATGGCCATGAGACAGACTACCAGGTCTTTTGCTTCAGCTGCAGCTTTTGGTGATAAAATTTTCTATATTGGAGGGTTGCACATTGCTACCAATTCTGGCATAAGACTCCCCTCTGGCACTGTCGATGGGTCTTCAGTAACTGTGGAAATTTACGATGTGAATAAAAACGAGTGGAAAATGGCAGCCAACATCCCTGCTAAGAGGTACTCAGACCCCTGCGTTAGAGCTGTTGTGATCTCAAATTCTCTTTGTGTGTTCATGCGAGAAACCCACTTAAATGAGAGAGCTAAATACGTCACCTACCAGTATGATCTGGAACTTGACCGGTGGTCTCTGCGGCAACATATATCTGAACGTGTACTGTGGGACTTAGGGAGAGATTTCCGGTGCACTGTGGGGAAACTTTATCCATCCTGCCTTGAAGAATCTCCATGGAAACCACCAACTTACCTTTTTTCACCGGATGGGACAGAGGAGTTTGAACTGGATGGAGAAATGGTTGCACTACCACCTGTATAG